A window of Campylobacter concisus contains these coding sequences:
- a CDS encoding cupin domain-containing protein: MKNYQVAKITNEPRVELKEALNLTGCEVSINEFAANVSVPFVHAHKQNEELYIITDGDGELFIDGEVIKVSKGDAVRIDPEGKRCFKAGKNGIKMICIQTKRGSLEQYTMSDGVIVNDVKPSWL; the protein is encoded by the coding sequence ATGAAAAATTATCAGGTTGCAAAGATCACAAACGAGCCAAGAGTTGAGCTAAAAGAGGCTTTAAATTTAACTGGCTGTGAAGTATCTATAAACGAATTTGCGGCAAATGTGAGCGTGCCATTTGTCCATGCACACAAGCAAAACGAGGAGCTTTACATCATCACTGATGGCGATGGTGAGCTCTTTATCGACGGCGAAGTGATAAAAGTAAGCAAAGGCGACGCGGTGCGCATAGATCCAGAGGGTAAGAGGTGCTTTAAAGCTGGCAAAAACGGCATCAAAATGATCTGCATCCAGACAAAACGCGGTAGCCTAGAGCAATACACAATGAGTGACGGCGTGATAGTTAATGACGTAAAGCCAAGCTGGCTGTAA
- a CDS encoding NAD(P)-dependent oxidoreductase: MGANGKSGANLVNEALKQGYDVTAIARNKEYKNTSVKVIYKDIFELTKADLAGFDAVISAFAAWTPDTFAFHKKVATHLINLLEGTSTRLIVVGGAGTLFVDSKDTMLMDTPDFPAAYMGVAKATAESYFELKGRSDLLWTYVSPACDYDANGARTGKYVLGGDNLILNSKNESYISYPDLALAIIDELKNKKFIQKRFTAVSERA; the protein is encoded by the coding sequence ATAGGTGCAAACGGCAAAAGCGGTGCAAATTTAGTAAATGAGGCGCTAAAACAAGGTTACGACGTCACAGCGATCGCTAGAAATAAAGAGTATAAAAATACGAGCGTAAAGGTTATTTACAAAGATATTTTCGAGCTTACAAAGGCCGATCTAGCTGGCTTTGACGCGGTTATCAGCGCATTTGCAGCGTGGACGCCAGATACCTTTGCGTTTCACAAAAAAGTGGCCACTCACCTTATAAATTTACTAGAAGGCACTAGTACAAGGCTCATCGTAGTTGGCGGCGCTGGTACGTTATTTGTTGATAGCAAAGACACTATGCTAATGGATACACCAGACTTCCCGGCTGCATATATGGGTGTGGCAAAGGCGACTGCGGAGTCTTATTTTGAGCTAAAAGGTAGGAGCGATTTGCTTTGGACATATGTAAGTCCAGCATGTGACTACGACGCAAATGGTGCTCGTACTGGTAAATACGTGCTTGGTGGAGATAATCTCATCTTAAACTCAAAAAATGAGAGCTATATAAGCTATCCAGACCTTGCGCTTGCGATCATAGACGAGCTAAAAAACAAAAAATTTATACAAAAACGCTTCACAGCAGTTAGTGAGCGAGCATAA
- a CDS encoding Rrf2 family transcriptional regulator, which yields MQIGIKFSIAIHVVLAACFFKDEKVTSEFIAGSINTNPVIVRRLLGTLKAAGLVNVVAGVGGVSLAKEPKDITLLQIFNAVNDKEKLFKIHSDSPKACPLGGKIEGLLTGHFLKAQEALEDSLRSITLQDLLDELINL from the coding sequence ATGCAAATAGGGATTAAGTTTTCAATCGCGATTCATGTAGTCTTAGCAGCTTGTTTTTTCAAAGACGAGAAAGTCACGAGCGAATTTATAGCAGGTAGTATAAACACAAATCCGGTCATAGTTAGGCGTCTGCTTGGCACTCTAAAGGCTGCAGGACTCGTGAATGTCGTAGCTGGAGTTGGTGGTGTGAGTCTTGCAAAAGAGCCAAAAGATATAACCCTCCTTCAAATTTTTAACGCAGTAAATGATAAAGAAAAACTTTTCAAGATCCACTCTGACTCACCTAAAGCCTGCCCGCTTGGTGGCAAGATCGAGGGACTCTTAACCGGTCACTTTTTAAAAGCACAAGAAGCTTTAGAAGATAGTTTAAGAAGTATTACTTTACAAGATCTATTAGATGAACTTATTAATTTGTAA
- a CDS encoding helix-hairpin-helix domain-containing protein: MKKIIFSLLAAASTLLAAINLNTATKEELMSLDGIGSSKADAIIEYRKANKFNSIEDIKNVNGIGDKTFENLKSDISVSGTTKIDNTKSKIKSKKDEIKEKASKKSDKVKEKKDSAKDDSIKEIKDKKEKLKDKAEKKSKAKKEKSKE; the protein is encoded by the coding sequence ATGAAAAAGATTATATTCTCACTATTAGCAGCAGCTTCTACATTACTAGCAGCCATAAATTTAAACACCGCCACAAAAGAAGAGTTAATGAGTTTAGATGGTATAGGATCTTCAAAGGCAGATGCAATAATAGAGTATAGAAAAGCGAATAAATTTAACTCAATAGAAGACATAAAAAATGTAAATGGTATAGGTGATAAGACATTTGAAAATTTAAAATCAGATATATCAGTATCAGGCACTACAAAGATAGATAACACAAAATCAAAAATAAAATCTAAAAAAGATGAGATAAAAGAAAAAGCAAGTAAAAAGAGTGATAAAGTAAAAGAGAAAAAAGATAGTGCTAAAGATGATAGTATAAAAGAGATAAAAGATAAGAAAGAAAAGCTAAAAGATAAAGCAGAGAAAAAGAGTAAAGCTAAAAAAGAGAAAAGCAAAGAGTAA
- a CDS encoding DUF945 family protein: MKKVISALIVVIVVAIGAVYFASNEVEKNYQRIVNDLNNIKGFKISNNNYKKGFFGSKGSFDFSVSKDLLENIFGKNVNEDLVFKVENEISHTVLAFIDGFEIDSKISIQNDMIKNIIATFMGSNVIATTKTKVSLTGDKDVDIKFSNIEFNDKQKTAVNTKDIKIGMTLDSKDSINSLKVEADKIVLKDFSEYNKVDLNIEGFYIDSSYKEPVKISKILESQLVPYLAKVKFKRVSFASNDISNILIDDFKYDSKFEISNDLGRSDDVIKIGIVAVDKVKYTDFVFDSKIANINVPALNSVLDKLNNLNNEENYNVLAGLNFDEIIDQILEKNPSIKIDTLSFKKGDKALKLNLDAAVNGFKKGTNQSEIFDKLSLGGKISVDESLTNFFDTLVPEVAFVEPTLISAGYFKEEDKKAISEFKYDPNKKDIIFNGKVGLQNFFMGF; the protein is encoded by the coding sequence ATGAAAAAGGTGATATCTGCTTTAATCGTAGTTATCGTGGTAGCCATTGGAGCGGTTTATTTTGCTTCAAATGAGGTGGAGAAAAACTATCAAAGGATAGTGAATGATCTAAATAATATTAAGGGCTTTAAAATTTCTAATAACAATTACAAAAAAGGTTTTTTTGGCTCAAAAGGATCATTTGATTTTAGTGTTTCAAAAGATCTTTTGGAAAATATATTTGGTAAAAATGTAAATGAGGATTTGGTTTTTAAAGTAGAAAATGAAATTTCTCATACAGTGCTTGCTTTTATAGATGGCTTTGAAATAGACTCAAAAATTTCTATTCAAAACGATATGATTAAAAACATTATCGCAACATTCATGGGTTCAAATGTTATTGCAACAACTAAAACAAAAGTTAGCCTAACTGGAGATAAAGATGTGGATATTAAATTTAGCAATATTGAATTTAATGATAAGCAAAAAACCGCCGTTAATACAAAAGATATAAAGATTGGTATGACGCTTGATTCAAAAGATAGTATAAACAGCTTAAAGGTTGAAGCAGATAAGATTGTTTTGAAAGATTTTAGTGAGTACAACAAAGTTGATCTAAATATCGAAGGGTTTTATATTGACTCAAGCTATAAAGAGCCAGTTAAGATTTCAAAAATTTTAGAGAGTCAGCTTGTACCTTATCTAGCAAAAGTTAAATTTAAAAGGGTGTCTTTCGCATCTAACGATATAAGTAATATTTTGATAGATGACTTTAAGTATGATTCAAAATTTGAAATCTCAAATGATCTTGGAAGATCAGACGATGTTATAAAAATAGGTATAGTAGCAGTTGATAAAGTAAAATATACAGATTTTGTCTTTGATAGCAAAATCGCAAATATCAATGTGCCTGCATTAAATAGTGTATTAGACAAGCTTAATAATTTAAATAATGAAGAAAATTATAATGTTTTAGCTGGATTAAATTTTGATGAGATAATAGATCAAATCTTAGAAAAGAATCCAAGTATAAAAATAGATACATTAAGCTTTAAAAAAGGAGATAAGGCTTTAAAGCTAAATTTGGATGCAGCAGTAAATGGCTTTAAAAAGGGAACAAATCAGTCAGAAATTTTTGATAAATTATCTCTTGGTGGAAAAATAAGTGTCGATGAAAGTCTGACGAATTTTTTTGATACATTAGTACCAGAAGTAGCTTTTGTTGAGCCTACTTTGATATCTGCTGGATATTTTAAAGAAGAGGACAAAAAAGCAATAAGTGAATTTAAATATGATCCAAACAAAAAAGATATTATATTTAATGGAAAAGTTGGACTTCAAAATTTCTTTATGGGTTTTTAA
- a CDS encoding DedA family protein, with protein sequence MQDIINSVSTYGYIVLFFYSLGGGMVALIAAGILSFAGKMDITLSIIVAAVANTIGDTLIFYVARFNKNSLMPYIKNHKRKLAYAGILAKKHGDKIIFIKKFIYGVKTLVPIALGLTKYSFYKFSIINLISSVLWAVIIGFASFKAGDYFVGASDYLGEHGYIMPLAMVCLLLGIWFFLQHITKRRKA encoded by the coding sequence ATGCAAGATATCATAAACTCAGTTTCAACATACGGCTATATTGTATTGTTTTTTTATAGCCTTGGTGGCGGCATGGTTGCATTAATCGCCGCTGGAATTTTAAGTTTTGCCGGTAAGATGGATATCACTCTTAGTATAATTGTCGCTGCTGTGGCAAATACAATCGGCGACACGTTAATTTTTTATGTTGCAAGATTTAATAAAAACTCACTTATGCCTTATATCAAAAATCATAAAAGAAAGCTTGCTTATGCAGGAATTTTGGCTAAAAAACATGGCGATAAGATAATATTTATCAAAAAATTTATCTACGGAGTTAAGACTTTGGTTCCTATCGCGCTTGGACTTACGAAATATTCATTTTATAAATTTAGCATTATAAATTTGATCTCGTCAGTGCTTTGGGCGGTCATTATCGGATTTGCCAGCTTTAAAGCGGGTGATTATTTTGTAGGTGCAAGCGACTATCTTGGCGAGCATGGATATATTATGCCTCTTGCTATGGTTTGTTTGTTGCTTGGAATTTGGTTTTTTTTACAACATATTACAAAAAGGAGAAAAGCATGA
- a CDS encoding lipid-binding SYLF domain-containing protein, protein MKFLFSILLFFSLGFASEELVLDSANSFITTMRGARNAPIKELIEQSKATIIFPSVKKVGFVVGGMGGDGIMVIGNINSPSEILPVSISGGSIGIQLGYEDSSLVLFIFKDSIIHDIKDAKITLDTKLSVAFGDIGRNYSKVSDFKFSSDIYAYAANDGFFAGASFGGAVISAREEILKQSGYAYEQLIASASKLLGD, encoded by the coding sequence ATGAAATTTCTTTTTTCAATTTTATTATTTTTCTCACTTGGCTTTGCTAGCGAGGAGCTCGTGCTAGACTCGGCAAACTCGTTTATAACAACTATGAGAGGTGCTAGAAATGCTCCTATAAAAGAGCTAATCGAGCAGTCAAAAGCAACGATCATCTTTCCAAGTGTTAAAAAGGTTGGTTTTGTCGTTGGTGGCATGGGCGGAGATGGCATCATGGTTATTGGTAACATTAACTCGCCAAGTGAAATTTTACCAGTTAGCATAAGTGGCGGCAGCATCGGTATACAGCTTGGTTATGAGGATAGCTCGCTTGTGCTTTTTATATTTAAAGATAGCATTATCCACGATATTAAAGATGCCAAGATCACGCTTGATACAAAGCTATCAGTAGCTTTTGGTGATATTGGACGCAATTACAGTAAAGTAAGCGATTTTAAATTTTCAAGTGATATCTATGCTTACGCTGCAAATGATGGTTTTTTTGCGGGAGCTAGCTTTGGTGGAGCTGTCATCAGTGCAAGAGAAGAAATTTTAAAGCAAAGTGGCTATGCCTATGAACAGCTAATAGCCTCCGCATCCAAACTTTTAGGAGATTAA
- the rny gene encoding ribonuclease Y — protein sequence MIEVLIGLGAGVAGVGAGYLYAKKINDANYNIFLEQAKAKAKAIEYEAELTLKNSKISVQEAEFEAKKRYDDKTTKLQKEYASKFDELAKKEKILLNEQELLNESKELFEKDKQDAKITYEEGLNLKATYQNKVEEAIRVLEHAAGLTEEEAKEVVLKKVEEKSRADIAHIVRKYEEEAKREAKKRVNYILAQATSRFAGEFAAERLINVVNIKNDELKGRIIGKEGRNIKTLEMVLGVDIIIDDTPHAIILSSFNLYRRAIATRVIELLVEDGRIQPARIEDLHKKVTEEFEQSIQEEGENIVMDLGLNKIHPEIVKLIGKLKFRASYGQNALAHSLEVAHLAGIIAAECGGDEKLAKRAGILHDIGKALTHEYEGSHVDLGAEICKRYKEHPVVINAIYAHHGHEEATSIESAAVCAADALSAARPGARREVLESFLKRVEEIENIAKSKDGIKQAYAINAGREIRVIANAKLINDDEAVLVAKEIAQEIESKVQYPGEIKVSVIRETRAVDFAK from the coding sequence ATGATAGAGGTTTTAATAGGCTTAGGAGCCGGTGTGGCGGGCGTTGGAGCAGGGTATCTATACGCTAAAAAGATAAATGATGCAAACTACAACATCTTCTTAGAACAAGCAAAAGCAAAAGCAAAAGCTATCGAGTATGAGGCTGAGCTAACGCTTAAAAATTCTAAAATTTCAGTACAAGAGGCTGAATTTGAGGCCAAAAAAAGATACGATGACAAGACGACAAAGCTTCAAAAAGAGTATGCAAGTAAATTTGATGAACTAGCCAAAAAAGAGAAAATTTTGCTAAATGAGCAAGAGCTTTTAAACGAGAGTAAAGAGCTTTTTGAAAAAGATAAGCAAGACGCAAAGATCACTTACGAAGAGGGTTTAAATTTAAAAGCAACTTACCAAAATAAGGTAGAAGAGGCGATAAGGGTACTTGAGCACGCTGCTGGCTTAACAGAAGAAGAGGCAAAAGAAGTCGTACTTAAAAAGGTTGAGGAGAAGTCTCGTGCGGATATCGCTCACATCGTTAGAAAATACGAAGAAGAGGCAAAAAGAGAGGCTAAAAAGAGGGTTAATTATATCTTGGCGCAGGCTACGTCGAGATTTGCTGGAGAATTTGCGGCTGAGCGTCTAATAAATGTCGTAAATATCAAAAACGATGAGTTAAAAGGTAGGATCATTGGCAAAGAGGGGCGTAACATCAAGACCCTTGAAATGGTGCTTGGCGTTGATATCATCATTGACGACACACCTCATGCGATCATACTAAGTAGCTTCAACCTTTACAGACGTGCAATCGCAACAAGAGTGATAGAGCTTTTGGTAGAGGATGGAAGAATCCAACCTGCGAGGATAGAAGACCTTCACAAAAAAGTGACTGAAGAATTTGAGCAAAGTATACAAGAAGAGGGTGAAAACATCGTCATGGATCTTGGTCTAAATAAAATTCATCCAGAGATAGTAAAACTAATAGGCAAGCTTAAATTTAGAGCAAGCTATGGTCAAAATGCTCTTGCGCACAGCCTTGAAGTGGCTCATCTTGCTGGTATCATCGCAGCTGAGTGTGGCGGAGATGAGAAACTTGCAAAAAGAGCTGGCATACTTCACGATATCGGTAAGGCACTAACTCACGAGTACGAGGGCAGTCACGTTGATCTTGGAGCAGAAATTTGTAAGCGCTACAAAGAGCATCCAGTAGTTATCAACGCTATCTATGCTCACCACGGTCACGAAGAGGCAACAAGTATAGAAAGTGCGGCTGTTTGCGCAGCTGACGCACTAAGTGCAGCTCGTCCAGGTGCAAGGCGCGAGGTACTTGAGAGCTTCTTAAAGCGTGTCGAAGAGATCGAAAACATCGCAAAAAGCAAAGATGGCATCAAGCAAGCTTATGCGATCAACGCTGGCCGTGAGATTCGCGTCATTGCAAATGCCAAGCTCATAAACGACGATGAGGCAGTGCTTGTAGCAAAAGAGATAGCTCAAGAGATCGAGAGCAAGGTACAGTATCCTGGTGAGATAAAAGTAAGTGTCATCAGAGAGACTCGTGCTGTTGATTTTGCAAAATAA
- a CDS encoding 5-formyltetrahydrofolate cyclo-ligase: protein MSVNLEKNEFRKNARVNLMKLTKFKAKCSHYKATKTLLNLINFTNSKKVLFYLPLNYEVDVLKVRRNLSRKCEIFAPFMVGLSLKMVRLRLPFITYKFNVRQPSGKKMNNVRLDMAVVPAIGVDGAMARIGHGKGFYDRFFDSLPIKPKRIVFLEIKDFYTKDMLSNAQDAVADFYITPNKNYIKRGINDRGFNRLRSRCGGRWSRVSIR, encoded by the coding sequence ATGAGCGTTAATTTAGAAAAAAATGAATTTAGAAAAAATGCAAGAGTAAATTTGATGAAACTTACTAAATTTAAGGCCAAATGCTCTCACTATAAAGCTACGAAAACGCTTTTAAATTTGATAAATTTTACAAATTCTAAGAAAGTACTGTTTTATTTGCCACTTAACTACGAAGTCGATGTGCTTAAAGTAAGGCGAAATTTATCACGTAAATGTGAAATTTTTGCCCCTTTTATGGTAGGTCTTAGCTTAAAGATGGTAAGATTGCGACTGCCATTTATAACTTATAAATTTAATGTCAGACAGCCATCTGGCAAAAAAATGAATAATGTTAGACTTGATATGGCGGTAGTTCCAGCGATTGGGGTTGATGGAGCTATGGCAAGGATAGGGCATGGAAAAGGATTTTATGATAGATTTTTTGACTCTTTACCCATTAAGCCAAAACGGATAGTTTTTCTTGAGATAAAAGACTTTTACACCAAAGATATGCTTTCAAATGCACAAGACGCGGTAGCAGACTTTTATATAACCCCAAATAAAAATTATATAAAAAGAGGAATAAATGATAGAGGTTTTAATAGGCTTAGGAGCCGGTGTGGCGGGCGTTGGAGCAGGGTATCTATACGCTAA
- a CDS encoding TlpA family protein disulfide reductase, whose product MTLKRAIITSLCIFAFFGCGDENKQKKEQNTSEQTQGKILDKNASKDENLSKDSLTPKMSENAQDSEIKEINLKLLSGATMQITKRSNGFDVKDGKKATLYVFFATWCPPCKAEIPHLNNLSEKFKNELDIVGVLLEDKSEDEVKDFAQKYKIKYEVAVGEGNFLFEKAMGGIKGLPASALFKANGDYVQGYIGLVPEEMLENDINRATK is encoded by the coding sequence ATGACATTAAAACGAGCAATTATAACATCACTTTGCATTTTTGCATTTTTTGGATGCGGCGACGAGAACAAGCAAAAAAAAGAGCAAAATACAAGCGAACAAACGCAAGGCAAAATTTTAGATAAAAATGCTAGCAAAGATGAAAATTTAAGCAAAGACTCACTCACTCCAAAAATGAGTGAAAATGCCCAAGATAGCGAGATAAAAGAGATAAATCTAAAGCTGCTAAGTGGAGCAACTATGCAGATTACAAAAAGAAGCAATGGCTTTGATGTAAAAGATGGCAAAAAAGCAACTCTTTACGTATTTTTCGCCACTTGGTGCCCTCCGTGCAAGGCTGAGATCCCACACTTAAACAACCTAAGCGAGAAATTTAAAAACGAACTAGATATCGTTGGTGTGCTACTTGAAGATAAAAGTGAAGATGAAGTAAAAGATTTTGCTCAAAAATATAAAATAAAATACGAAGTCGCGGTCGGCGAGGGAAATTTTTTATTTGAAAAAGCAATGGGTGGCATAAAAGGCTTGCCTGCGTCAGCACTTTTTAAAGCAAATGGTGACTACGTTCAAGGCTACATCGGTCTTGTGCCTGAAGAGATGCTTGAAAATGACATAAATAGGGCCACAAAATAA
- the ftsY gene encoding signal recognition particle-docking protein FtsY, producing MLDFLKKGLEKTFGAISSAKKSKKIDKESLEEILLEADVSYEIVEEILYYLPPQDEVSRADLRRVMSSYFIYENERVIEPDKPFVDLILGVNGAGKTTTIAKLTNLYKNNGKSVILGACDTFRAGAIEQLRQWSIRLNVPIVATQQGHDPSAVAYDTISSALAKGIDRVILDTAGRLQNQTNLANELEKIVRISKKAYEKAPHRKILILDGTQGNAGVAQAKAFNDIVSLDGVIITKLDGTAKGGALFGVARELELPIFYIGVGESMDDIIKFNPDEFLDELMDAIFE from the coding sequence ATGCTTGATTTTCTAAAAAAAGGCCTTGAGAAGACTTTTGGAGCGATAAGCTCAGCGAAGAAGTCAAAAAAGATAGACAAAGAGAGCTTAGAAGAAATTTTACTTGAAGCTGACGTATCCTATGAGATCGTGGAAGAAATTTTATACTACTTACCGCCACAAGATGAAGTAAGTAGAGCCGATCTAAGGCGCGTTATGAGCAGCTATTTTATCTACGAAAACGAACGTGTGATCGAGCCTGATAAGCCATTTGTCGATCTCATCCTTGGCGTAAATGGCGCTGGCAAGACGACAACGATCGCAAAGCTTACAAATTTATATAAAAACAACGGCAAAAGCGTTATTTTAGGTGCTTGCGATACATTTAGAGCTGGAGCGATCGAGCAGCTCCGCCAGTGGTCAATTAGACTAAATGTGCCAATAGTCGCCACACAGCAAGGGCATGATCCTTCGGCTGTTGCTTACGACACGATCAGCTCAGCCCTTGCAAAAGGTATCGACCGAGTCATCCTTGACACAGCCGGCAGACTTCAAAACCAGACAAATTTAGCAAACGAGCTAGAAAAGATCGTTCGTATTAGCAAAAAAGCTTACGAAAAAGCGCCTCACCGCAAAATTTTGATTCTTGATGGCACGCAAGGTAACGCCGGAGTTGCACAAGCAAAGGCGTTTAACGATATCGTCTCACTTGATGGCGTCATCATCACAAAGCTTGACGGCACTGCAAAGGGCGGAGCACTATTTGGTGTGGCAAGAGAGCTTGAGCTACCTATATTTTATATAGGCGTTGGTGAAAGCATGGATGATATCATCAAATTTAACCCAGACGAGTTTTTAGACGAGCTAATGGACGCTATTTTTGAGTAG
- a CDS encoding VanZ family protein, producing the protein MSRVKILSRFCFFAALLVIDFLAFTPKSPAIIENSWDKANHFLAFFVLYILLYLGYEFKILKNLALLLAFGVQIELVQAFLPNREFSLLDIVADMIGAAFGVIVAKILKRIIYGKSKASF; encoded by the coding sequence TTGAGTAGGGTAAAAATTCTAAGCCGTTTTTGTTTTTTTGCCGCTCTTTTGGTGATCGATTTTCTTGCTTTCACTCCAAAAAGTCCCGCTATCATCGAAAATTCGTGGGACAAAGCAAACCATTTTTTAGCTTTTTTCGTCCTTTATATACTGCTTTATCTTGGCTATGAGTTTAAAATTTTAAAAAATTTAGCCCTGCTTTTAGCCTTTGGTGTGCAAATAGAGCTCGTTCAGGCATTTTTACCAAACAGGGAATTTAGTCTGCTTGACATCGTGGCTGATATGATCGGAGCGGCTTTTGGAGTGATAGTAGCTAAAATTTTAAAAAGGATAATTTATGGCAAAAGCAAAGCCAGTTTTTGA
- the radA gene encoding DNA repair protein RadA has translation MAKAKPVFECQACGNQQAKWLGKCPQCGAWDSFVELSQQEIKISKEIAKSTGAPSKAVSIDEVEIQNFTRFSTKDSELDLVLGGGVVEGSLVLIGGSPGIGKSTLLLKIGSNLAKDGKKTLYVSGEESQSQIKMRADRLNAVDKNLYLLTEICLEDILLEVQKSDYKVLVIDSIQTLYSQNITSAPGSITQVREITFELMRLAKSQNICVFIIGHITKEGSIAGPRVLEHMVDVVLYFEGDASRELRILRGFKNRFGSTSEVGIFEMSQHGLVSANEVSSKFFTRGGAMSGSAITIIMEGSRALSIEIQALVCESAYPKRSSTGFERNRLDMLLALLERKLEIPLGHYDVFINVSGGVKISETAADLAVIAAIISSFKNRPISKDSVFIGELSLNGEIREIFNLDQRLKEAKTQKFKNAIIPNKPLDTQGLKCFYAKDITQVLEWM, from the coding sequence ATGGCAAAAGCAAAGCCAGTTTTTGAATGTCAAGCCTGCGGTAATCAACAGGCAAAGTGGCTGGGCAAATGCCCACAATGTGGGGCTTGGGATAGCTTTGTCGAGCTTAGTCAGCAAGAGATAAAGATAAGTAAAGAGATAGCAAAAAGCACTGGAGCGCCTAGTAAGGCTGTAAGCATCGACGAGGTAGAAATTCAAAATTTTACGAGATTTAGCACCAAAGATAGCGAGCTAGATCTCGTTCTTGGTGGTGGCGTTGTCGAAGGCTCGCTCGTTTTAATAGGTGGCAGTCCAGGAATTGGCAAATCAACCCTGCTTCTAAAAATCGGCTCAAATTTAGCAAAAGACGGTAAAAAAACACTCTATGTAAGCGGCGAAGAGAGCCAAAGCCAGATAAAAATGAGAGCTGATAGGCTAAATGCGGTGGATAAAAATTTATACCTGCTAACTGAAATTTGCCTAGAAGATATCCTGCTAGAGGTACAAAAGAGCGACTACAAGGTGCTAGTAATCGACTCCATACAAACGCTTTATAGCCAAAATATAACCTCCGCGCCAGGCTCGATCACGCAGGTTCGCGAGATCACATTTGAGCTGATGAGACTTGCAAAGAGTCAAAATATCTGCGTTTTCATCATCGGACACATAACTAAAGAGGGCTCGATCGCAGGGCCTAGAGTGCTTGAGCACATGGTCGATGTGGTGCTTTATTTTGAGGGTGACGCGAGCAGAGAGCTGAGAATTTTGCGTGGGTTTAAAAACCGCTTTGGCTCGACGAGCGAGGTTGGCATATTTGAGATGAGCCAGCACGGACTTGTGAGCGCAAACGAGGTATCTAGTAAATTTTTCACACGTGGCGGGGCGATGAGTGGCAGTGCGATAACTATCATAATGGAAGGCTCAAGAGCGCTTAGCATCGAGATACAAGCACTTGTTTGCGAAAGCGCCTACCCAAAAAGAAGCTCGACTGGCTTTGAGAGAAACCGCCTGGATATGCTGCTAGCCCTACTTGAGCGAAAGCTTGAAATTCCACTTGGGCACTACGACGTCTTTATAAACGTTTCAGGTGGTGTTAAGATAAGCGAGACTGCGGCAGATCTAGCCGTCATCGCAGCGATAATAAGTAGCTTTAAAAACCGCCCTATCAGCAAGGATAGTGTTTTTATCGGTGAGCTAAGCCTAAATGGCGAGATAAGAGAAATTTTTAACCTAGATCAGCGATTAAAAGAGGCAAAAACACAGAAATTTAAAAATGCTATCATCCCAAACAAACCGCTTGACACACAAGGTCTAAAGTGCTTTTACGCCAAAGATATCACGCAAGTGCTTGAATGGATGTAA
- the acpS gene encoding holo-ACP synthase: MIGIDIVKIDRISRLKARYGELFLKKFLSDDEITLAKNDATLAGFWAAKEAASKALGVGISKECGFLDITISKDTKNAPKIKFSPKIYTNFNIKEASLSITHDGGFAVAAVMIV, translated from the coding sequence ATGATAGGTATTGATATCGTTAAGATAGATAGAATTTCTAGACTCAAAGCTCGTTACGGCGAGCTTTTTTTAAAAAAATTTCTTAGTGATGACGAGATCACGCTAGCAAAAAATGATGCAACTTTGGCTGGATTTTGGGCAGCCAAAGAAGCAGCTAGCAAAGCCCTTGGTGTGGGTATAAGCAAAGAATGTGGCTTTTTAGACATAACTATAAGTAAAGATACAAAAAATGCACCAAAGATAAAATTTAGCCCAAAAATTTATACAAATTTTAATATCAAAGAAGCAAGCCTTAGCATAACTCACGACGGTGGTTTTGCTGTAGCTGCAGTGATGATTGTCTAA